In Mytilus edulis chromosome 8, xbMytEdul2.2, whole genome shotgun sequence, the genomic window ATGTTGTTATTGACGCCACCGGGCAGGTTGTTATTAAAGCCGCTGGGCAGGTTGACACTGAAGCCCCTGGGCAAGATGCTGTTGAAAACACTGAGTAGTGGGTAGGTTGTTATTGACACCACTCAGCgtaatgttataaatatcacTGGGCAGGCTGTTATTGACGCTACCGGGCAGGTTGTTGTTGACACCACTGGGCGTGTTATTATTTAGGCCACTAGGCAGGTTGATATTGAAACCACTGGGCAATATGCTGTTGAAGCCAGTAGGCAGTTTGTTATTGACGCCTCTTGGCGTATTATTGACGCCATCGGGCAGGTTGTTGTTGACGCCACTAGGCGCGTTGTTATTACAGCCACTGGTCAGGTTGACATTTAAGCCACTGGACAAGATGATTTTGAAGTCACTGGGCAAGATGCTGTTGAAGCCACGGAAAGGGTTGTTATTGAGGCCTCTTGGTTTGTTATTGACATCACTTGGCGTGTTCTTATTGACACCACTTTGCGTGTTATTATTGACGTGATGTTATTTACGCCACTGGGCAGGTTGTTATTAACGCCAATAGGCAAGATTCTGTTGAAGCCACTGGGCAGGTTGTTATTGGCGCATACTGGCGAGTTATTGACGCCACTGGGCACGATGCTGTTGAAGCCACTGGCCATGTTGTTATTGGCGCCTATAAGCGTGTTATTGACGCGACTGGGCGTGTTGTTATTGACGCCAGTGGGCGAGGTATTATTGATGCCACTGGGTGTTGTTATTAAAGCCACTAGACACATTGACATTGAAGCCACTAAGCATGTTGTAATTCAAGCCATGGGCTACAAGTTATCTAAACCATCAGACAGGTTGTTATTGATGCCGATGGACAGGTTGTTGTTGACACACAGGGCAATTATGTATTGAAGCCACTGGGTAGGTTGCTTGTGAAGTCAACGAGCAGGTTGTTAAAAGTTTCACTTGGCATGTTGGTAATGGAGACAGTGGGCAGGTTGTTTGTAAAACCACTTGGCAAGTTGTTGTTGAAGTCACTGGACTAGTTTTTATTGATGCATATGGACAGCTTGTTGTTGACGCAGCTGGGTGTGTTCTTATTGAGGCCACTGGGTAGGTTGTCAAAGATGCCACTGGGCGGATTGGTATTGGAGCCGCTTGGAAGATTGTTTGTAAAACCTGTGGGCAGTCTGTTGGTGAAGACACTTGCCTTGTTCTTATTGACTCCCATAAATGGGCAGGTTGTTGTTTACGCCACTTGGCAGGTTGTTTAAGCTCGGGCGTGTTGTTTTTGAAGAAACTGTGCAATTTGTAATTAAAGCTAATGTACTAAAAGTAATTAACCAACTGGACATGTTGTTGTTGAAGACACTGGGCTTGATGTTGAGGACATTCGGTTAGTAGATATTGAAGACACTGGGATTGGTGTTAAGAACATTGGGTTGGTAAATGTTGAAGGCACTGGGCTTGGTGTTGAGGACATCGGGTTGGTAGATATTGAAGACACTGAGCTTGGTGTTGAGGACATTAGGTTGATAGATGTTGAATACACTGGGCTTGGTGTTGAGGACATTGGGTTGGTAAATGTTGAAGACATTTGCAGTGACTTGACTGGTTGTTGTTGAAGCCACTGAGCAGGTTTTTATTACAAGCACTTGACTGATAGTTATTCAAGACATGGGACATGTTGATGTTGAAAAAACTGGGTAGGTTTTTATTGCAAACTCTTGGCTGGTAGTTATTCAAGACACTGGGCATGTTGATGTTGAAAACACTGGGTAGGTTGTTGTTGAAGACACTGTGTATGTTGTTATTGAATACATTGCTGATTGTTTTTGAAGACTTTCGACATGTTGTTTAGTTATTGAGGACAATGGGTTTTttggtattgaaaaaaaaaactgagcTGGTTGTTGAAATTAGCTGCTGGTTGTTAAAGATACTGGACTGATTGTTGTTAAAAACACTGGATCGGTTTTGTAAACGCCCCTGGAGATGTTATTAAGACACTAATGTTGTTGTCGTTTAAAACACTGGGCAAGTTAAATTAAAGGCACTTGGCTGGTTGATGTTGCTTAGCAAATTATTATTATAGTCACTAGGGTGAATGTTTAGACAATACGAAATTGTATTGAATCTATTAGACATGTATTTTGGTATAGTATTTAACTAAATAAGTTTCTTTAAATAGTTATAATAAGATGCTCACATACACCTGgatcaatatataatttaaaataaaattcactAAGTAGTCAAATGTTAATAAGTTCTCAAAATGATTCGTCTCTCGAATTCAAGACCCAGAGCTAACACCTGTACTTCTGATAAGATTTTTCTGAAGCATAACAGGTTACATCCGGACAGAGGAAAGGATGGTGACGTTAGAAAAGACTTTCCAGCACAGTTATCTATTCATCGAAATtaggaaataaaaacaaatattcaatgtTATTTTCCCATTCTTTGTGTTTCGAGAGCCATTGCCTCTGCAAGTGGCGTCTCCCATGTAAGAGTttgtgaatatttgataaatattttatgttcgtatgagtttacgaattagaatttaaatgtatttatcaaagttgtacaaaatcgaacatgtaaaattttgtttgtttatagttgACACGTGTTTGGATAATTATAGTAAGGTCGGTTCGATTGGGATATTGAGTTAATGCACGAGTGAACTCAGGTGGTTTAAAGTCATTCGAGCCATTGCAGTCAAAATGTACAGTAGTATTTTGCAAAAGAAACAATATTAttaatcatattatttattttaagatttgTGAACCACAAGTATTGGGAAACCAGTACATGCGACTAAGTAGCTATATagacatgtatttatatgaactttcaacaatattttactcatatttatgataaaatgtgCGCTTGTctctgcaaaaagtaaaatcacaaaaatactgaactcagaagaaaatcaattaggaaagtccataatacatggcaaaatcaaataacaaaacgcatcaaaaacgaatggacaagaactgtcatattcctgacttggtacaggcattttcaaatgtagaaaatggtgtattaagtggcgtctcccatgtaagagtttgtggttatttgataaGTATTCTATGTTCGTTTGAGTTTACGAATTAgaatttaagttttattttatcatataagACATGTCTATAGATACAAACCCTTCCTCTTCTAAAAATACTGTAGTGCAAATGAAGACCTTGCCCAATTGTGTTGGTTTTTCGGAAAAGAGtttaatagaaataagaaaaagaaaaccgGTAATAATACtataatgagaaaaaaacattttaataacatAATTGTTAAAGACAATTGGTATAGTATTTAGCCTTAACCTACACATTTTCAATAAAACACACATAATAACTCACTCAAATACACAAAGGaatgatcaaattaaaaaaacaatatatataatacCGTCACATACAATTTTTATCAGATCAAAAATTTTCAAGAAAACAAATGCGTTGATTTTATTCAGCTTCTGCTATTAATGTTCACGTATGACACGTATGCGGAAAGCTCACCTGAATACACTTAACATTTTAAGCTATAAAATAAATTACGTTTCTTGGAATTGTTTTATATGATTCTTAGTGCCCCCTACAGTTTTCACTAGAACATGGATTTaatcatatactgtaaattccaaaattatTTTTGAGCGATAGATACAAATGTCGGTCGATTATCGATGTAGCATACAGATTATaagataaaatatgaaataataatttgtttttgtgtcATCTTTTGCGTCGCAAGTTTTGAATTAATAAAACCATTTCAAAGACTTCAGAATTTACGTTAATGCAAAGTTCATGAGATTTTACATTTCCTTTTATTCTCTCGTCTTAATAATGTAATTATATCAGTATGACCCATATGCGAAGCGACATCCAAAGCACTTTCATGGCGTTGGTTTCGAAGGTTAGTATTACAATTGTAACCTAATAACAGTTCTACAATGCGGGTATGACCCATACTTGAAGCTATGTGTAGAGGACTCTGCTTGTACTTATCACACAAATCGGGATTACTATTGTTTTCTAACAATGTTTCTGCAATTTCTGCATAACCTTTAAACGTTGCTTTAAAAAGAGGCGTTTCCATCtgtttgttacatttatttgtatCACAGTTCTGTTTTAACAATAATCTAACAATATCAATATAACCCTTGCCTGCAGCTATGTTCAAAGGTGTCTCACCATACTTATCACAAATATTAGGATCACAATCATGTTCTAACAATAATTCTACAATTTCTGCAAAACCCTGAAGCGATGCTTTAAAAAGAGGCGTTTCTTGATTTTTGTtacatatactgtaaattcagaaattattgcgaggtttttattattgcgaataatgcgactgagttgtaaacgcaataattaaaactcgcattttgtaatatttgaactgacttaagcatgacttttctcaaaatcgtaaaaattaaaatcacattcaagtgtaaaatgacaaaatcgcaataataaatgcacgcaataatttctgaatttacagtattgggATAACATTTGTATATTAGCAATAATCGTACTATAGCCGTATTACCATTTCTTGAAGCTGTGATGAGAGGTTTTTCGTCATCATAATTACATATGTTAGGATTACAATTGTTTTGCATCAATAACTCCACAATGTGTGCGTTAGAGTTATCAACAGCTGTAGAAAGAACCTTTTTATATGTTTCTATACTGATATCAAGTTCGGTTTTTTGTTGGTTAAAGATGTATTTGACAATTTCGGTATTACCAAAGCAGGTTGCAGCATACAGTGGACTTGTATCGGACGAATCACACACCTCAATTTTGCACCTGTGATCAATCAGAAGTTTGGCAATATTGGTTAGCCCAGAGTATGAGGCTATATAAAGAGGTGTCATGCTTTCTTTATTGAACATGTTTAACTCACACTCATGATGCAATAATAATTCCATAACCTCAAAATGGTTATGAGCAACAGCAATGAAGAGAGGTGTCTCGTGTCTCTTATTGCAGAGATTGAGCTCACATTTGTGGTGTAGGAGCAATTTAACAATTTCTACGTTTCCTTTCCCAGAAGCGACAAACAGTGGTGTTTCGTTTTCTTCATTACAGATATTAAAATTACAATCgtaatttaataataatttgaCTATTTCAGTATAACCATGTAAGGCTGCTATATAAATGGAGGTTTCTTTGTCATTATTGCAAATATTCGGATTAGCGTtatgttttaataatatatttacaatatCTATAGAACCATTTGAAGCAGCCGAACACAAAGGACTGCTGATATCAAGATCTGCTTTGTACTCTAACAATAATGCTAGCATATCAATATTACCAGTATGTGAAGCAACTATATCCAGACAGGTTTGATTGTTTGGACTAAGAGTATTTATATAGTCAGCACCTTCAATCTCATCACTCAAAGGTATATATGCTTTGGTAGCATTTTGCTCTTTATCGTCATAGATGTGTTGTAATAGCAACCTCGCTATGTGGATTCTATTTTTAATGCAAGATATAAATAACGCGTTTGCAAGGTTATCATAGAATATATAACGATCACAATAGTGTTGCAACAATAATTTTACAACCTGAATATGGTCGTTATGGCAAGCTATCAACAACGgtattttgtcttttatattgCAGATATCTGGATTACAATGGTGTTGCAAAAGTAAATGAACAATATCAGCATTACCATCTCTCTCGGCTAAATAGAGTGCTGTCTCATTATCTTTATTAAAGAGATCTAGATCATCGGTATGTTCTATTGATGATTTAAGAATATCTGTTTTACCAGACATCGAGGCGATATGCAAAGCTGTTTTATTGGCCCTGTTACAGATATTTGCAATACACTGGTGTGTCAACAATAATCTTATTATCTCAATTCGACCATTCATACAGCCATCATAAGCGGTGTGCACCCAAAAGTATCGGCAGCATTTACATTTGcttctttttttaacaataatttaaCAACATCTGTTTGACCTGAGAAAGAAGATCGCAACAGAGGCGTTCCTCCATATTTATCACGTATATTTATGTCACAATTCTGGTTTAAAAGTATTTTTACAATATCAGCATGACCAACACTGCTCGCTACGTGCAGCGCTGAGTGGTTGAATTCGTTATCATTACTATTTACTTTAACTTGTTGTTCCAATAACGAATTAACTGCAGTTATATCACCCTTCTTGCAAGCCAAATAAAAACGTACTGTATCATAACGATTCTTCATAATTTCCCTATCTTTAAATTGTAGCATCATGTCTACAATTTTTGTGTAATCATTTTCTACAGCAACGAAGAAAGGTGTTATATTGATTATATTACAAATATTGTAATCGGCGCCATCTTTTAAAAGTTCCTTTGCAGTATCCGTGTGGTTTGCCATCGAAGTTCTCAAAAGAGGTGTTACATTATCCTCATCGCGGTGATCTGTTTCTGATTTGTACTTTAACAGTAACGTTACAATGTCTGTGTAACCTTTTTCCGATGCAATATCAAGAGGTATACGACTGTACTTATCACTCAAATTTGGGTTTCCTTTATATTCTAGTAGTAACTTTACAACATCAATAAAACCTCCCTTTGCAGCTTCAAACAGAGGTGTAACATCTCCCCAGCTACCAATATTAGAGTCGGCATTATATAATAGCAGTAGTTTAACTATAGCGGCATCTCACTTCAATGCAGCTACATAcgtagatttacgagtttgactgtccctttggtatctttcgtccctcttttcttttaCATACAATGGTGTTAATTTTCCGATGCTTTTAATGTTTGGATTGGCTTTGTGATAAAGTAATAATCTTACAATATCACTATTACCATTCTCTGAGGCTACATATAGGaaggttttcaaattttcaaatataaaatcagGAATAGCTTTATGCTctaatagaccttttcaacatctctcgacaccaaCAGTTGAGAACGACCACGACAGGTAAAATGTGAAGGGTcgtcttaaaaataaaaaataaatgaatgcattattgattttattactTTCATTGACAATGGTACAATTTTCCTACAGAGTCCAAataacatggattttttttatagtttatctttTGAGGCGTTGAGCTTCTAGCTGTCCTGGTGGAATTTGGAAAATGAAAGAACAAAGCTTGCTTTATTGTGGTTAAAATTCAATTAAACAATGTATTATGTCTGTTGACATAGGCGGCACATGTTTCCAAAGTGTCTGTTCGTTTTGGTCATGGGTGCCTCCATAATGTACTcaatactttgtatttttttttattcaccaaTTTTGTGTTCCACTTGAATTCTATATTCACCAATTACGCTATTAAAGTTGCTGggtttttttatcaaatgttatgtTTTACGATTAATTTGCGGTGTTGTAAATGGTGTAACTAAAGGATGACGATTTCGATAACTCTAAGGAGAACACACTGTCAGTCCTTCGGGAAATGCAGCAGACCATTTCTCCTTATTTTGATCCAAAACATCCCTTATGTATGGTTATAGAGGAGATCAAAAAATCTAAAGtacgaaaaaaaaaagaactgaaaaaggtaaaaaactTTGTTCCGCAAATTGGATATAGAGAAACACATTCTGACCcggtgaaaacaaaacaaaatacaacaatGACAGTGTATCAACTTTTTGTAAGAAACCAAAAGGTCATTTTCAGGAACAGGGGAAGAACAATATTACGAAGGGACAAGGTATGTTGTTTTCGGGACATCAGCCGTTGGTCTCCAAGCCCCTGCTTAGCACTGACCATATTGATTTTGCAATGTCAACGAGCTCTATAGTGTTAACTAAcaacttgaaatataaattccatacgaatgtatgtaaaaaaaaatgtactgcTTAGATGTTGCAACATTAAAACGagaagtcaattttatttttttcttcaaaattcatCGTATCAACTCTTATAAAATATCTTGAAGCGGAGAAGTTCGccgttgataaaaataaaacaacaacaaaatagcTGTGATATTTTCCTTAGACTTTCAAAATACATATGTGATTATCCATCCagaaattgaatatgtacatTAACTAAGGTGAAGACCGGTTGAAAATATCAATTTGGTCGTGTTAACAAGTGTGATACGGACATACGGACAGTCCAGTATTtactcttttttttgtaaattttggaaaattttatcaAAGCTTTCACACCAACAAATTAATCGTTATTTACTTGCGGCGGcaaatatttgataaaagactcaaataatcataaaattgaaGAGAATCGGACCAGGATGCAAAATGGTTgctgtatttgttttaatcaatttaacATGAGATTTCgtgtaaatacatacaaaataagaaaagTATATGACAGAtacatttatttatctatttggttgatatatatgCTGAAGCTATATAGTCAAGACAGTATATAACATCGGCGCGttccaatccaatatgtaacgtATTGATAATCATGAaggtttttgtctttgagacgacccatccattttacctgtaaactgtagttagtcggtgtcgagagatgttgaaaaggtctaatagGATCTCTACAGTATCAACAAAGCCTTCTGATGACGCTTCATATAATGATGTATCGAATGAACCATCGGTGCTAGTGTTACAATTCACAGCAACATGTTCTGATAATAATAGTGTTAGCATGTCACTGAAACCTTGACGAGCCATTGACATCaacaacagaaaaagaaaaccaaCCTTATACTGTATACCCTATCACAGATGCTGAAGTAAATGCCACACTGCCATTTTTAACTATTGACGATATCAGTAGTGAGGAAGTTACATTTTATACAGGTTTACCTAATAAGCCgacattttatttattgtatgaacatattatgtcaaatataaaaattgttgagcCAGAGACTGGAGGCAGACCTCAAAAACTTAGAGGTGTGGATGAATTATTTATGGTTCTAATGCGGTTGCGTCTGGGTTTACTTACTCAGGACTTGGCACGTCGTTTTAATATTTCTGTTTCTACTTGtagtaaaatatttaacaaatggaTTGATTTAATGTATGAACATTTACATTTTCTTGTTGCCTGGCCTGATAGAGAAACTGTCAAATGTAATATGCCTGACAGTTTTAAAAGGAGGTATCCAAATTGTCGTGTAATTATAGATTGTACTGAAATATTCACAGAAATGCCACAGTCATTATCTAATAAAGGAAGAATGTAC contains:
- the LOC139484447 gene encoding ankyrin-1-like; protein product: MSGKTDILKSSIEHTDDLDLFNKDNETALYLAERDGNADIVHLLLQHHCNPDICNIKDKIPLLIACHNDHIQVVKLLLQHYCDRYIFYDNLANALFISCIKNRIHIARLLLQHIYDDKEQNATKAYIPLSDEIEGADYINTLSPNNQTCLDIVASHTGNIDMLALLLEYKADLDISSPLCSAASNGSIDIVNILLKHNANPNICNNDKETSIYIAALHGYTEIVKLLLNYDCNFNICNEENETPLFVASGKGNVEIVKLLLHHKCELNLCNKRHETPLFIAVAHNHFEVMELLLHHECELNMFNKESMTPLYIASYSGLTNIAKLLIDHRCKIEVCDSSDTSPLYAATCFGNTEIVKYIFNQQKTELDISIETYKKVLSTAVDNSNAHIVELLMQNNCNPNICNYDDEKPLITASRNASLQGFAEIVELLLEHDCDPNICDKYGETPLNIAAGKGYIDIVRLLLKQNCDTNKCNKQMETPLFKATFKGYAEIAETLLENNSNPDLCDKYKQSPLHIASSMGHTRIVELLLGYNCNTNLRNQRHESALDVASHMGHTDIITLLRRENKRKCKIS
- the LOC139484448 gene encoding ankyrin-1-like; the protein is MVIVIFWGDVTPLFEAAKGGFIDVVKLLLEYKGNPNLSDKYSRIPLDIASEKGYTDIVTLLLKYKSETDHRDEDNVTPLLRTSMANHTDTAKELLKDGADYNICNIINITPFFVAVENDYTKIVDMMLQFKDREIMKNRYDTVRFYLACKKGDITAVNSLLEQQVKVNSNDNEFNHSALHVASSVGHADIVKILLNQNCDINIRDKYGGTPLLRSSFSGQTDVVKLLLKKEANVNAADTFGCTPLMMAV
- the LOC139484449 gene encoding uncharacterized protein encodes the protein MTVYQLFVRNQKVIFRNRGRTILRRDKPLTSTTEKENQPYTVYPITDAEVNATLPFLTIDDISSEEVTFYTGLPNKPTFYLLYEHIMSNIKIVEPETGGRPQKLRGVDELFMVLMRLRLGLLTQDLARRFNISVSTCSKIFNKWIDLMYEHLHFLVAWPDRETVKCNMPDSFKRRYPNCRVIIDCTEIFTEMPQSLSNKGRMYSDYKSHTTWKVLIGISPNGVITHVSDLWSGSISDKQITKSSGLINKCDPGDAIMGDKGFLISHMCTPKGIYLKVPPTKKNGKLTKHEVEKTRRIANLRIHVERAMERIKNFRIIQGVMPISMSEKVSKIVFIVCALCNLLPPLIQQ